From a region of the Lactuca sativa cultivar Salinas chromosome 4, Lsat_Salinas_v11, whole genome shotgun sequence genome:
- the LOC111899833 gene encoding uncharacterized protein LOC111899833 yields the protein MAGSSSALGFPKSQCCSSLREQLARTTLRNVRLKGHSYVELREDNKKPIFFCVLCLSPCHNDSVLHDHLRGHLHKKNYEAAKSTLLKENPWPFNDGMLFFHTPCNENNPSLTSNPNLGSNLLLSESNENNSLAIVASNGSPSSSGDEDKMDVDENGYHLIVPQVLHKDRVTDLEVRSIGLGKIGVRYYQKDGVRKGISRIWCEWIGNCHPNQDDTIPHHDFAILSFSFHYDMGRRNVLDEMLFLPSSEVNKENRGKKRKSFSDPEDVSESLSNQCESSGEEYLASGDSSSRKLVKYNDNSLKLGIIPSRSVRKELRVHRRVASERVCDICQHKILLGKDVATLLNMKTGRLVCSSRNLNGAFHVFHISCLVHWVLFCDYEVYTKQLVVAPKVKKRGRRKKGVNITEAEKEERKQIYCAFCPECQGTGIDIDGDELEKPTVSLSEMFRYKMKASDGHREYRKCPEMLQNCSTGFHFPTQSEETMQENVSPLKMLRFYRAV from the exons ATGGCGGGAAGTAGTAGTGCGTTAGGGTTCCCGAAGAGTCAATGCTGTAGCAGTTTAAGAGAACAGTTGGCGAGAACTACATTGCGAAATGTGAGATTAAAGGGTCACTCGTATGTGGAGCTTAGGGAAGATAACAAGAAGCCTATATTCTTCTGCGTTTTGTGTCTGTCTCCATGCCATAACGATTCAGTTCTGCATGATCATCTTCGCGGGCATCTCCATAAGAAGAACTATGAAGCTGCTAAGTCTACCTTGCTGAAAGAGAATCCTTGGCCTTTTAACGACGGGATGCTTTTCTTTCATACTCCATGTAATGAAAATAATCCCTCACTAACTTCAAACCCTAACTTAGGAAGTAATTTGCTGTTGAGTGAGAGTAATGAGAACAACAGTCTTGCCATTGTTGCCTCTAATGGAAGCCCAAGTTCAAGTGGAGACGAAGACAAAATGGATGTTGATGAAAATGGGTATCATTTGATTGTACCACAGGTTCTGCATAAAGATAGAGTTACTGATCTAGAAGTTAGATCAATTGGTCTTGGGAAAATTGGTGTTAGGTACTATCAAAAAGATGGAGTTAGAAAGGGTATCAGTAGAATCTGGTGTGAATGGATTGGGAATTGTCATCCTAATCAAGATGATACAATCCCACATCATGACTTTGCCATTCTGTCATTTTCATTTCACTATGACATGGGCAGAAGGAATGTGCTAGATGAAATGCTGTTTTTGCCTTCCTCAGAAGTAAACAAGGAGAAcagaggaaagaagaggaagtcaTTCTCTGATCCAGAAGATGTGAGTGAATCATTGAGCAATCAGTGTGAATCTTCAGGGGAAGAATACTTAGCTTCTGGTGACTCTAGCTCAAGAAAACTTGTAAAGTACAATGATAACTCGCTGAAATTGGGAATTATACCTAGCCGAAGTGTGAGGAAAGAGTTGAGAGTGCATCGACGTGTAGCTTCAGAAAGAGTGTGTGATATCTGTCAACATAAGATTCTTCTTGGTAAAGATGTGGCTACACTTCTCAACATGAAGACTGGTAGACTTGTTTGCAGCAGTAGAAACTTGAATGGG GCGTTTCATGTATTTCACATTTCGTGCCTCGTTCACTGGGTACTTTTCTGTGATTATGAAGTCTATACAAAACAACTAGTAGTTGCTCCTAAAGTAAAGAAGCGAGGTAGAAGGAAGAAAGGTGTGAATATTACTGAAGCTGAAAAGGAGGAAAGAAAGCAAATTTATTGTGCATTTTGTCCAGAATGCCAGGGGACTGGTATAGACATTGATGGAGATGAGCTAGAGAAACCAACAGTCTCCTTATCTGAG ATGTTCAGGTATAAAATGAAAGCAAGTGATGGACACAGAGAATATAGAAAATGTCCTGAAATGTTGCAAAATTGCTCAACAGGGTTTCATTTTCCTACTCAGTCTGAAGAAACAATGCAG GAAAATGTGTCACCATTGAAGATGCTTCGATTCTATCGTGCTGTTTGA